The Pandoraea apista genomic interval TACGCCAGTTCGAGCGCGACATCTGGCAGGCAGGGGTGAGCCCCGCTGCCGCACCCAAATCCGCATCCGTCGATACGGCGACTGCGTCCGAGAACTGGTCGGGTGCGCCGTCGCCGGGCGAACTTCGGATGGCGGGGTGGGTGGTGGCCCACCCGCGACTTCATGGGTTGCCTGTCGGGACCGCTCCGCTGCGTGCTGACGTCGAGCGGGTTCTGCTGCGCCTGCTGCGCCCTGATGCTGACGCGACCGACACGACGGCCGCGCTGGCACAACTGGCCGATCTCGCGGCCGATCTCCACCGGGCGGGGGCGACGGCACCGCTTGATTACTGGCGTCTGGCCGCCGCGTGGCTGCGATTCGCGCGCGCTCCGCTGAGTCTGGCCGATAAGCGCCAGATCGGGCGAATGAATCTGGCGCTGCGCAAGCAATTGACTCGTCCGAGCGCGCCGGGCGACGCCCAGAGCGCATCGACCGCAACTGCGGGGGCGGGCACAAAGGGGGCGGGCGAGGCGGTGCCCGGGCACGATCTGCTCGAGGCCCTCGCCACGTGGCATGCACAGGCCCCGGATAGCTGGCTGGGCACGCTGCTGGCCGATTTTGGCGTGCTGCGCCGACCCGGCCATCTGCCTGAGCCATTGGCCGACGCCGCCCAAGCGGCGCAGAAGCAGGGCGTGGGCAACAGCTCGCGCGACTGGCTGCGTATCGGGCCGTTGGCGGTGCGGCAGGACGTTTGCCAGACGTTCCTCAGCCTTGCCGATGAGGCGCTTCCGAATCTGAACGATCCGGCGGTGGCGGCGAAAGTCGCGGAATACTCCGCGGCGATTGGGCTGGCGCCGGTGGCGCGGCTCGCGGCGGCGGTGGCTGCAACGGGCGAGCGGCTAGCGGTTTCGCCGCCAGCAGAGCCGGGCGGTCCGGCGGCGCTGGCGATGACCGTCAAGGCGTTGCGCGGCATGCTTCACCAGTTCGCGGCCGACACGTATCCCGAATCGCGGCCTGATCTGATTGCCGACATGGCGATGTGGCGAGAGCGCGCGCTCGACGCCAGCGTGTTCGGGCAGCGGCTCGTCACCGGGCGCGACGTTCCGTGATAAAGTCGGCGAAAAGGCCGCCTTTGGCGGCCGATCGCCGTACCAAGATGCGGAAATAGTTCGTCCGCTGACCGGCCGCAGGCAGGTGCTGCGAGCCCGCTCGGGGGCCATGCCCCTGCTGCGGCGTGCGACACCGGGCGGCAGACCGTCAAACAGGTTCCGATAAACTTTGGCCCTATGCCGAACGACCGTATCAATCTCACGAATCAGTTTCTCATCGCCATGCCGGGCATGGCCGATCCGACGTTTTCCGGCACCGTCGTGTACCTGTGCGAGCACAGCGAAAAGGGCGCGATCGGGCTCGTCATCAATCGTCCGACCGACATCGATCTGCAATCGTTGTTCGAGCGTCTCGACCTGAAGCTGGAAATCGATCCCCTGGCGCACCAGCCGGTATTTTTCGGCGGTCCGGTGCAGACCGAGCGTGGCTTCGTGCTGCACGAAGCCACCGGCACGTCGTATAGCTCGTCGCTATCGGTGCCGGGCGGCCTCGAGATGACGACATCGAAAGACGTGCTCGAAGCCGTGGCCAACGGGCAAGGGCCGAGCCGCTTCCTGCTCACGCTCGGGCACTCGGGCTGGAGTGCGGGGCAACTCGAAGACGAAATCGGCCGCAATGGCTGGCTGACCGTCGCCGCTGACCCGGGCATCGTGTTCGATGTGCCGCCGGCCGAGCGCTTCGACGCCGCACTGGCGCTGCTGGGCGTTACGTCGTCGATGCTCTCCGCCGACGCAGGTCACGCATGACGGCTGGCAGTGCCACGGTACTCGCCTTCGATTACGGCGAGCGCCGGATCGGCGTGGCGATCGGCAATCTCATGCTGCGCGAAGCCCGCGCACTCACCGTGCTTGCCAATCTCAATCGCGAAGTCCGGTTCGCCGAGACCGGCAAGCTCATTGCGGAATGGCAACCCGAACTGATCGTTGTCGGGCTGCCCTGTCACCCCGACGGCACTCCGCACGCGATGACCCAGCAAGCCAAGCGCTTCGGAAATCAACTCAACGGACGATTCGACGTGCCCGTCGTGTGGGTGGACGAGCGCTACTCGTCGGTCGCCGCTGCGGCGGCGTTGGCCGAGGCGGGCGTGAAGGTGTCCCAGAAGACATCGCTCGACGCCGAAGCTGCTCGCATCATCCTCCAACAGTATTTCGACGAGCATGTGCCAGCCTGACCTTTCGGCCGGCGTCATGTCCGGCAGTTTTCTGCGCGACGCCGCATTACGCTGTGTCGGCAAGGCGTCTGCCCTGTATGGCTAACGGAATCCTCGGCCGGCGCGGCCATCCCCAACTCAATCGCCACGGTGAACTGAAGCACTTGCTAACAGTGGAGGGGTTACCGCGCGCCGTGCTGACGCACATTCTCGACACTGCCACGCAGTTCGTTGGCGTGAACGATGCCGACGTCAAAAAGGTGCCGTTGCTCAGCGGCAAGTCGGTCTTCAATCTGTTCTTCGAGAATTCCACCCGTACGCGAACGACGTTTGAGATCGCGGCAGCGCGCTTGTCGGCCGATGTGCTGAATCTGAATATCACTGCGTCGTCGACGAGCAAGGGCGAGACATTGCTGGATACGATCGGCAACCTGTCGGCCATGCATGCGGATCTGTTCGTCGTGCGTCACGCGCAGTCGGGGGCGCCGTATCTGATTGCGGAGCATTGCGCGCCGCATGTGCATGTCATCAACGCAGGCGATGGACGTCATGCGCACCCTACGCAGGGCCTGCTCGACATGTACACCATTCGCCATCACAAGGGTGAATTCCAGAACCTGACGGTCGCGATTGTTGGGGACATTCTGCATTCGCGGGTGGCGCGTTCAGATATTCACGCGCTCACCACGCTTGGCGTGCCGGAAGTGCGCGCCATCGGTCCGCGTACGCTCTTGCCCACCGGCCTTGAGCAACTCGGCGTGCGCGTGTTCCACGACATGGACGAAGGGCTTCGCGGCGTGGACGTCGTGATCATGTTGCGCTTGCAGAACGAGCGAATGAACGGCGCGCTGTTGCCCTCGGCCGCTGAGTATTTCAAGTATTACGGCCTGACGCCGGAGCGTCTTGCCTTGGCCAGGCCCGATGCCATCGTCATGCACCCGGGGCCGATGAACCGGGGCGTGGAGATCGATTCGTCTGTCGCAGACGGCCCGCAGTCGGTCATTCTCGAACAAGTGTCGTTCGGCATTGCCGTGCGCATGGCGGTGATGAGTATCGTCGCCGCAAACCACGGGTAGGCGACGCCATGAAACTGCATCTGAAGGGTGGCCGCGTCATCGATCCTGCGACGCGAACCGACCGGGTTCAGGACGTCTTCATTGCCGAAGGCAACATCGCTTCGCTGGGCGAGATGCCCGCCGATTTCACCGCAGAGCGCACGTTCGATGCGACGGGGCTGGTCGTCATGCCGGGGCTGGTGGATCTCGCCGCGCGCCGCGTGACGGTGGCCAGTGAAGCGGCAGCGGCGCTGGCCGGTGGTGTAACGCGCGTGGTTTGTCCGCCCGATGCCGATCCCGTGCTGGACAAGCCCGACCTTGTCGAGATGTTGCAATTGCGCGCTCGCGCCACACATCTTGTGCAGGTCCACCCGCTGGGCGCGTTGAGCGTCGGCCTCGCGGGCCGTGAACTGACGGAAATGGCGCGATTGACGCAGGCGGGCTGCGTAGGGCTTTCGCAGGCCAATGCGCCGATGACCGATAACCGCACGTTCTTGCACGCGCTGCAATACGCGGGCACGTTTGGTCTGACGGTATGGCTACGTGCGCAGGACGCCGCGCTGGCTGCGGGTGGCGTGGCCGCGAGTGGGGCCGTGGCGTCGCGTCTTGGTCTGGCCGGGATTCCGGTGGTCGCCGAGACGATCGCGCTCCACACAATTCTTGAACTCGTGCGGGTGACCGGCACGCGGGTGCATCTGTGCCGCTTGTCGTCTGCCGCAGGGTTGGCGATTGTACGTGCGGCAAAGGCTGAAGGGTTGCCGGTGACGTGCGACGTTGCCGCGCATCACCTCCATCTGACGGACATGGATATCGGTTATTTTGATGCCCAGTACCGGCTTGATCCACCGCTGCGGGCCCAGCGCGACCGTGAGGCCATTCGGGAAGCGGCGCGCGACGGTACGATCGATGCCTTATGCTCGGACCATACGCCGCTCGCTGCCGATGCCCGTCTGGTACCGTTTGCGGACGCCACGCCTGGGGCGAGCGGGCTGGAGCTATTGCTTTCGCTGGTGCTGAAGTGGGCAGACGAGTCGCGCGTGCCGTTGGTCGACGCGCTGGCACGCGTGACGCATGCGCCGGCTCAGCGGCTCGCACATGTCGCGCCGGGCGCCGGCCGTCTCGCCCCGGGCCAGCCCGCCGATGTCTGCGTATTTGCGCCGTCGGCGCACTGGACGGTTGCCGCGCAGCATTTACGTAGCGCCGGTCATAACACCCCGTTCCTGGGATACGAATTGCCGGGGCGCGTATGCCTCACGTTGGTCGGTGGCCACGTGGCGCACGAAACCCTCGCCGTTTAGGATGCGATTGCCGTGCTCTTGATCAAAAAACTCCGCCTCGGCCTGCACCTCTCTCGCGGCCTGTTGACTGCGCTGCTGCTCTTCCCGTTTCTGAACGAAGCGGCGAAGCACCGCCGCATTCGTGCATGGTCGCAGAAGCTGCTGAAGCTGTGCGGCATGCGTCTTGAGGTCGATCAACATGCCGCGTTGCCCGACAGTGGCGTCATGCTGCTGTGCAACCACGTGTCCTGGATCGACATCTTCGCGATCAATGCGTGGCAACCGGTGCGCTTTGTCGCGAAGGCCGAAATTCGCCACTGGCCGCTGGTCGGCTGGCTATGCGTACAGACGCGCACGATCTTCCTGCAACGCGAGCGTCGTGCCGATGCGCGCCGCATCATGCATTACCTGTCCGATTGCCTGCGCGACGGCGACATCATCACGGTTTTCCCCGAAGGCACAACGACGGACGGACGCAGCCTGCTGCCGTTCCACGCCAATCTGTTACAAGCCCCGGTGAGCACCGGCAAGCCTGTGCAGCCGCTGTGCCTGTTCTACACCGATGCCTCGAGCGGGCGGCACACAATGGCCCCGGCTTACATTGGCGAGATGAGTCTGATCGAGTCCATCGACATGATTCTGCGCGCACCGCCGATGACGGTGCGACTGTCGGTTGGCGAGCCGCAGTATCCGCAGGAAGGGCAACATCGACGTGAGTTCGCGCTGGGCGCGCAGAAGGCGGTCGGCGACGCGTTGCAGGGCTTTTTGCCGGAGGCGGTGTTGCCGCAAAGCGGTTCGGTCGGCTCGCGCGATTCCGTGCTGAGCGACGAAGAGGGCGATGCGGCACAGGCGGTTCAGGTCTGACGCGCGGCGATACGCGGTACGACCGCAAAAAAAAACGGCGCCTGAATGGCGCCGTTTTTTGTTGGGAGGCGTCGCGCAGACGGGCGCAACCCCCGACCTCATTCGCCTTTGCGTTTCCCCGCTCTGTCGACCTTATCCATCTTGTCGCCTCGTTCGGCTTTATCCAGCTTATCGGCCTTCGCGGGCTTATCGGCTTTGTCCGGCTTGCGTGCGCTCTTGCCGATCTTCTCGGCTTTGGCAGCCTCAAAGGCATCTTCGGCCTTATCGGCCTTCTTCATTTTGGCGCGCTTCTTGCCGTCAGCCAGTGCGAATGGGTCGCGAATCTGCGGGCAATCGATCTGAATCAGCTCGCGCTTGGCTGGGGAGCTGGCGAGCTTCACCGCCGTCAATTTGCCGCCCCAGACGCAGCCCGTATCGAGGCCGAGGACGTTCTCGCGCATGACCAGACCGAGCGCCGACCAGTGACCAAAGACGACTGTGACATCGGCTGTGCGACGGCCCGGCAATTCGAACCATGGCTTCAGTTCGGTCGTGGCCGCATCGGCGCCTTCCTTGATCTTGAAGTCGATGCGCCCGTCTGCGGTGCAGAAGCGCATGCGAGTCAGCGCGTTGATCGTGAGACGCTGCCGGTCCTCGTCGATGAGCCCTTCCTGCCACTGATCGGGCTGGTTGCCGAACATCCGCGAGAGGAACGTTTTCCACGCCGGGCCGCGCAATTGAGTCTCGACATCGCGTGCGAGCGTAATGACTTGCGTGGCATCCCATTGGGGTAGCACGCCGGCATGCACCATCAGATGGCCATGCGCGAGGTGCGCGAGTGGTCGATGGCGGACCCAGTCGATAAGGGCATCGCGGTCGGGAGCGTTGAGAATATCGTCGATAGTGTCGCTGCCGTGGGCCTGACGCACACCCGCCGCCACGGCCAGCAGATGCAGATCGTGATTGCCGAGGATGGCCGTCGCGCGATTGCCCAGCGCAATGACCTGACGCAGCGTGTCGAGCGAACGCGGGCCGCGATTGATGAGATCGCCCGCGAGCCAGAGATCCGCGTCCTCGGGCAGGCGTGCGAGCAGTTGTTCAAACGACGTCTGGCAACCTTGCAGGTCGCCGATGGCATAGATGTCACGCATTGCTTAGGAGGCGCTGTCTTGTCTGTGGTTCCGATCCGGGGGATTCCATGTGCCGCGGCGATTCACCTCCGGTGCATCACCCCCCGTCGTCGTTTATTTCTTGTAAATCAGCCAGCGTGGTGCCTTGAAGCGAACGATGCGCAGATACAGCCAGACATACGTCACCATAAAGGCGACGCAGCACAGCGCCAGCACCAGGCTATGTCGCCAGAAAACCGTTGCCGGGATCACTGCCAACAAGCATAGCAGCCAAAGGTACGGCGACGTCAAGGAGTTGCGTTGCGTCAGCGCGCTCGCCGTACGTGCGCCGGCGGCCCAGCGCATCAGCCGCTTGTAGACAAGCATGTGCAAATGCACGCCATCGGGAATGCCGGGCGAGATACCGCGTACGAAGCGTTTGCGATAGATCGAGAAGCAGACTTCGAAAGCCGGGTAAATCACCATGAGGGCGGGATACCACGGCGAGACCTGCGGGTTGCGCATGACCAGCAGCACGGCGATCTCGGCCAGCATGAAGCCGAGGAAATAGGCGCCGCCGTCGCCCAGAAAAATCAGGCCGCCGGGGAAGTTGAAGATGAAGAACCCGAGAATGGCGCCCACCATGATCATCGACGTGGTGAGCACAACGGGGTCCTGCACCTGAAACCCGACATAGCCGAGCGAGGCAAACATGATCATCGCGACCATGGCGGCAAGGCCGTTGAAGCCGTCGATGATGTTGATGGCGTTGGCCATGCCGGCAACGCACAGCACGGTCAGCGGTACCGACACGGCGACAATCATTAGCGCGCGATCGGCCATGCCGATGTCGATGCGGGTGATATGGATATCGAGTACGAGCCACGCCAGGAATGCAGCGAACACGGTGCAGACGAGGCGGACCGTCGGTGTGACCTTCTTGGTCAGATCCTCGATGAAGCCGGAGAGGAAGGCGGGCAACCCGCAGGCGACGAGCAACAGGATGTCGCGCGAGACCTTGGGGTATGAGATACCCAGCGCTGCGGCAGCGACGAGCAGTCCCATAAGAATGCCCACGCCGCCAATGCGCGGCACCGGGAGTACGTGAAACTTCTGCACCCCGGCGACATCGCTATCGCCAGAGAAGCGGGAATGAACGTGCGCGTAGCGCACGATCAGCAGCGTCGCGACAAACGACACGACGAGAGCGATGGCGAGACTCAGCATGATGCGGTGCGATAGCCGGTGATACGGCTATCGAGGAGAGGATTCGGAAGGTGTCTTACTTTTTCTTAAAAATTATCCACCGCGGCGAGCGGAATCGTACGATTCGCTGATACAGCCAGACATACACCACGATGAACACGAGACAACATGCGGCGAGCAAAGCGCTATGTCGCCAGAAGATCGTTGCCGGGACGACGGCGGACAGACAAAGCACCCACAGGTACGGCGACGTCATTGAATTGCGCCGTGCGAGTTGCGCGGCAACCTTCGAGCCAACCGCCCAGCGCAGTACGCGCTTGTAGATGAGCATGTGCAAGTGCACCCCATCCGGCATGCTGGGGGACACCCCCCGAACAAAGCGCCGTCGGTAGATCGAAAAACAGACTTCGAAAATCGGGTAAATCAGCATGAGTGCCGGATACCATGGGGAAACCATCGGGTTTCGCATCACCAGCAATATGGCGAGTTCCGCGAGCATGAACCCAATGAAATAGGCGCCACCGTCCCCCAGGAAAATCAGTCCGTTCGGATAATTCAAAATGAAAAAACCGAGAACGGCGCCAATCATGATCATTGCCGCCGAAAGCACGACACTATCGCCGACTTGAAAAGCGACGTAGCCAAGTGACGCGAACATGAATATGCTGACCATCGCGGCAAGGCCGTTAAAGCCATCGATGATATTGATCGCATTCGTCATGGCTGCGGTACACACAACGGTCAGCGCAACCGAAATCAACGGAATCGCCAGAAGGCTATCGATCGGTGCGATACCAATGCGATTGATATGAATGCCCAACACCCAATAGGCCACAAGAGCCGATGCCATCGCGCATAACAAACGAACGCGCGGCGAGACACGTTTGGTAATGTCCTCGATGAATCCGCCCAGAAATACCGGCGCGGCGCAGGCGGTAAGCAGCAGGGTTTCCTCTAGTCGTCCGCCACGATAATTGAACGTTGCAAACGTGGCTGCCACGAGCAGGCCGAGCATAATGCCCAGTCCTCCAATGCGGGGCACCGGGTGGGCATGAACCTTCTGAACCCCTTTCGTATCGCTGTCGCTGGAGAAATGCGCATGCACATGGGCATACCGCACAATGAGCAGCGTAGTGATAAATGAAACCACCAATGCCAATGTCAGGTTCAGCATAGTACGGACAAGTTAATCGCGTTGCTTAGTTCTTATGTGCGATTGATGTGCACGCTAAATCCCGATTAAACGTGGGTCGGGTATCGCGGGCGCCCCCCATTGACCTCGCCGAGTATTCTCAGATACTCGGCAATCACCAATCGCTCGTCGAAATTGTGCGCTACTTTAGCACGCCCGGCGTGCCCGACCGCCGTAAGATCTTGGGTCTGCATGCTCGCCACCTGTGTCATTCGTATTGCCAATGCTGTCGAGTCCTGCGCCGGTACGACCCATCCCGTGACTCCTTCGGTCACCACCTCACGGCATCCGTGAACGTCGGTCGTGATGACCGGGCGCCCCATGGCGCTCGCCTCGAGTAGCGTGCGCGACAGGCCTTCGCGGTAGGATGGCAGCACGATGCAATGAGATTGCGCGATGAAGGGCCGTACTTCCTGTGTCACACCCAAATACTCGACGAGGCCCTCCCGCTCCCACGCGGCGACCTGTTCTCGTGAGATTGCCGTCGGATTCTCGACATCGGCGGGGCCTAGCAACTGGCATCGAACGTGCGGCATCGACGCTTTGAGCGCACGCGCGGCCTCCACGAACTCCAACACCCCCTTGTCCCGCAACAACCGTGCAATCAGCAGGAATCGGAACGTACCGTCGTTGGCGGGCCACGGAGCCAGGGCGAAATGATTAAGGTTGACGCCTTCTCCGGGAAGCAAGCGCGCTTTGCGGATATCGACCAGTCCGCCTCGGACCATGGCATCGAAGTCCGACTCGTTGAGCAACCAGTTTTCCATCGTGTGCCGGAATGCATACCGGTACAACACACGGACAACATGGGTAATGAATGACTTGTTGATGAACACCGTGCCCAGGCCTGTCGTGATGGAGACCGACGGAATACCCGCCCAGCGGGCCGCTACGGCACCATAAATGTTCGGCTTGATTGTGTAATGGAAGCAGACGGCCGGGCGAATTCGTCGGTACAGACGGTACAGGCGCAGTGTCAGGGCGATATCTTGAAACGGGTTCTGGCCCTTCGATGCCATCGGCATGATGTGCACCGTGCAGCCCATTTCGCGCAGCAATGGCGCGTAGTCGTCGTCCGGGGCGACGACGTGGACCGGATGCCCGTCGGCCAGCAATGCCCGAATCGGCCCCCCCCGGAAGTTATGGATCGACCAGAAGGAGTTCGAGCAAAAAAGAACAGGTGCTTGCATGAGATTCAGTGAGTTACGGCGCGTGCCGCAGCCAGTCGGGCATAGGTCTCGAGCCATCGTGTGAGAACGGCATCGAGAGAGTAATGGGCGACGATGCGCTCGCGATTGGCGACACCGGTGGCGTAGCGCACGCTCGCGTCGGCGCGCAGTTGGCGAAGCAGGGCGCCGCCGAGTGCCTGCGCATCGCCTACAGGCACCAGCGCGTTGCCGGCGCCGCTGCCGATCAGTTCGCGCACCCCGCCGCAATCGGTCGACACCACGGGCAACCCGCTCGCCATCGCCTCGCCGACGACGAGCGGCAACCCCTCCCACGCTGACGACATGACGTACACATCTGCGGCACACATCCACTGTGCAACGTCGTTGCGACGCCCGAGCAACGTGATGGCGCCGGTGAGCCCGCGGGCGTCGATGCTTGCCTGAATCGTGTCGCGCAGCGGCCCGTCGCCTGCGATGAACAGGCGTGCCTCAGGCAATTCGCGGAGTACGTGGGCGAACGCGTCGACCAGTGTCGGATAGTCTTTGGCGTCGACCATCCGGCCGGCGGCGAAGACGATAGGCCCGTCGACGGGCAAATTCTCGGAAGCCCCGGATGGCGCTGCCTGAGCGGCGGCACGCCACTGCGTGCGCGTTTGCACGTCGGGCCGGTAACGTGTCGTATCGATGCCGTTGGGCATGCTCGCGATACGCGCGGCAGGCGCGGCGCGTTGTGCGACGAATGCCGCCACGGCGTCGTCGCTGACGTTAGTCGTAAGATCCGTCCACCGGTCGGTCAGCCGGTAGGCCAGCATCCGCAGACGTCCCCCTTCGTTACGGCTGTGGGCGCTCGTGACAAGCACCGGCATAGGCACAAACCAGCGCGCCACGCGTGCGAGCAGATTGGCATGCACCATGTGGGCGTGTACGACATCCGGCCGCCACGCGCGCAGATGCGAGACGAGCCTCCGCATGGCGCACGCGAGCGACCACGGCGTCTTGCCCGCTTTCAGTTCGATGAGCGTGAGTCGCGGCGACTCCGGCAGCGCGATTGCACAATTGCCGGTCAACGAGATCAACGCGACGTCATGACCGCGGGCGAGATCCGCCACCTGAGTTTCTGCGCCGCCCAGTTGCAGGCCGGTGACGAACAGGGCGATCCTCATCGTGTGCCCTCCGGTGCCGACGTGTCACCATTCCACAGGGCTTCCCAGCGCGCCGCGATGGCATCGGGGCGGAAGTCCTGCGCATGCGCGTAGCCGGCCAGACCGAGCCTGCGGCGCAGCGACGCGTCGCCGATCAGCCGCACGAGCGCGCGAGCCAGCGCGTCGAGGTCGCCGTCGTTCACGACGAGACTGTCGACCTCGTCGTTCAAGAGCGCACGCGGCCCGGCGTCGGCCGCGTAAGCCACCACGGGAACCGCATAGGCCTTCGCCTCGATGAGCACCAGCCCGAAACTCTCGCGTCGCGACGGCAGGCAGTAGATCGCCGCCTGTGCATAGTGCTGGGCAATGTCAGTCACGGCGGGCAGCACCTCGACGCTGTCGCCGACCCCCGCATCGCTCGCCTGCCGGCGCAGGGCATCGCGCAACGTCCCATCGCCCACGATCCGCACATGCCAGCCGGGAGCCTCTTGCGCGACGCGTGCCCACGCGTCGATCAACCGATCGAAGCCTTTCTCGGCAATGAGGCGTCCGACGGCCAGAATGCAGCGCGCGTCGTCATGCGCCGGCGGTGAGTCGGGTATCGCGATACCGAGCGGATTGGGCAGTGCGACGAACTGCGCGCGAGCGTTCGGATGATGCTGCTGCCAGGCGGCGCGATCGGCATCCGTTAGCACGACGACCGTGTGGCACCTGCGCGCCGCCAACGCTCGCGCCCAGCGGCGTGCACGTCGGCCGAGGTCGCTGGCATACGTGCTGTGTTCCCAGGCGATGCGTTGCAGCGACAGCCCCAGCGTGGCCGGCACCGTGTAAAGCGCGAGCATCGGATCGACGTCGATCATGACATCGATGTTGTGCTCGCGCACATAACGCCGCACCTGCCGCAC includes:
- a CDS encoding YqgE/AlgH family protein, translated to MPNDRINLTNQFLIAMPGMADPTFSGTVVYLCEHSEKGAIGLVINRPTDIDLQSLFERLDLKLEIDPLAHQPVFFGGPVQTERGFVLHEATGTSYSSSLSVPGGLEMTTSKDVLEAVANGQGPSRFLLTLGHSGWSAGQLEDEIGRNGWLTVAADPGIVFDVPPAERFDAALALLGVTSSMLSADAGHA
- the ruvX gene encoding Holliday junction resolvase RuvX; its protein translation is MTAGSATVLAFDYGERRIGVAIGNLMLREARALTVLANLNREVRFAETGKLIAEWQPELIVVGLPCHPDGTPHAMTQQAKRFGNQLNGRFDVPVVWVDERYSSVAAAAALAEAGVKVSQKTSLDAEAARIILQQYFDEHVPA
- a CDS encoding aspartate carbamoyltransferase catalytic subunit — its product is MANGILGRRGHPQLNRHGELKHLLTVEGLPRAVLTHILDTATQFVGVNDADVKKVPLLSGKSVFNLFFENSTRTRTTFEIAAARLSADVLNLNITASSTSKGETLLDTIGNLSAMHADLFVVRHAQSGAPYLIAEHCAPHVHVINAGDGRHAHPTQGLLDMYTIRHHKGEFQNLTVAIVGDILHSRVARSDIHALTTLGVPEVRAIGPRTLLPTGLEQLGVRVFHDMDEGLRGVDVVIMLRLQNERMNGALLPSAAEYFKYYGLTPERLALARPDAIVMHPGPMNRGVEIDSSVADGPQSVILEQVSFGIAVRMAVMSIVAANHG
- a CDS encoding dihydroorotase translates to MKLHLKGGRVIDPATRTDRVQDVFIAEGNIASLGEMPADFTAERTFDATGLVVMPGLVDLAARRVTVASEAAAALAGGVTRVVCPPDADPVLDKPDLVEMLQLRARATHLVQVHPLGALSVGLAGRELTEMARLTQAGCVGLSQANAPMTDNRTFLHALQYAGTFGLTVWLRAQDAALAAGGVAASGAVASRLGLAGIPVVAETIALHTILELVRVTGTRVHLCRLSSAAGLAIVRAAKAEGLPVTCDVAAHHLHLTDMDIGYFDAQYRLDPPLRAQRDREAIREAARDGTIDALCSDHTPLAADARLVPFADATPGASGLELLLSLVLKWADESRVPLVDALARVTHAPAQRLAHVAPGAGRLAPGQPADVCVFAPSAHWTVAAQHLRSAGHNTPFLGYELPGRVCLTLVGGHVAHETLAV
- a CDS encoding lysophospholipid acyltransferase family protein, which translates into the protein MLLIKKLRLGLHLSRGLLTALLLFPFLNEAAKHRRIRAWSQKLLKLCGMRLEVDQHAALPDSGVMLLCNHVSWIDIFAINAWQPVRFVAKAEIRHWPLVGWLCVQTRTIFLQRERRADARRIMHYLSDCLRDGDIITVFPEGTTTDGRSLLPFHANLLQAPVSTGKPVQPLCLFYTDASSGRHTMAPAYIGEMSLIESIDMILRAPPMTVRLSVGEPQYPQEGQHRREFALGAQKAVGDALQGFLPEAVLPQSGSVGSRDSVLSDEEGDAAQAVQV
- a CDS encoding symmetrical bis(5'-nucleosyl)-tetraphosphatase, encoding MRDIYAIGDLQGCQTSFEQLLARLPEDADLWLAGDLINRGPRSLDTLRQVIALGNRATAILGNHDLHLLAVAAGVRQAHGSDTIDDILNAPDRDALIDWVRHRPLAHLAHGHLMVHAGVLPQWDATQVITLARDVETQLRGPAWKTFLSRMFGNQPDQWQEGLIDEDRQRLTINALTRMRFCTADGRIDFKIKEGADAATTELKPWFELPGRRTADVTVVFGHWSALGLVMRENVLGLDTGCVWGGKLTAVKLASSPAKRELIQIDCPQIRDPFALADGKKRAKMKKADKAEDAFEAAKAEKIGKSARKPDKADKPAKADKLDKAERGDKMDKVDRAGKRKGE
- a CDS encoding MraY family glycosyltransferase — protein: MLSLAIALVVSFVATLLIVRYAHVHSRFSGDSDVAGVQKFHVLPVPRIGGVGILMGLLVAAAALGISYPKVSRDILLLVACGLPAFLSGFIEDLTKKVTPTVRLVCTVFAAFLAWLVLDIHITRIDIGMADRALMIVAVSVPLTVLCVAGMANAINIIDGFNGLAAMVAMIMFASLGYVGFQVQDPVVLTTSMIMVGAILGFFIFNFPGGLIFLGDGGAYFLGFMLAEIAVLLVMRNPQVSPWYPALMVIYPAFEVCFSIYRKRFVRGISPGIPDGVHLHMLVYKRLMRWAAGARTASALTQRNSLTSPYLWLLCLLAVIPATVFWRHSLVLALCCVAFMVTYVWLYLRIVRFKAPRWLIYKK
- a CDS encoding MraY family glycosyltransferase, translating into MLNLTLALVVSFITTLLIVRYAHVHAHFSSDSDTKGVQKVHAHPVPRIGGLGIMLGLLVAATFATFNYRGGRLEETLLLTACAAPVFLGGFIEDITKRVSPRVRLLCAMASALVAYWVLGIHINRIGIAPIDSLLAIPLISVALTVVCTAAMTNAINIIDGFNGLAAMVSIFMFASLGYVAFQVGDSVVLSAAMIMIGAVLGFFILNYPNGLIFLGDGGAYFIGFMLAELAILLVMRNPMVSPWYPALMLIYPIFEVCFSIYRRRFVRGVSPSMPDGVHLHMLIYKRVLRWAVGSKVAAQLARRNSMTSPYLWVLCLSAVVPATIFWRHSALLAACCLVFIVVYVWLYQRIVRFRSPRWIIFKKK
- a CDS encoding glycosyltransferase family 4 protein, with amino-acid sequence MQAPVLFCSNSFWSIHNFRGGPIRALLADGHPVHVVAPDDDYAPLLREMGCTVHIMPMASKGQNPFQDIALTLRLYRLYRRIRPAVCFHYTIKPNIYGAVAARWAGIPSVSITTGLGTVFINKSFITHVVRVLYRYAFRHTMENWLLNESDFDAMVRGGLVDIRKARLLPGEGVNLNHFALAPWPANDGTFRFLLIARLLRDKGVLEFVEAARALKASMPHVRCQLLGPADVENPTAISREQVAAWEREGLVEYLGVTQEVRPFIAQSHCIVLPSYREGLSRTLLEASAMGRPVITTDVHGCREVVTEGVTGWVVPAQDSTALAIRMTQVASMQTQDLTAVGHAGRAKVAHNFDERLVIAEYLRILGEVNGGRPRYPTHV
- a CDS encoding glycosyltransferase; translation: MRIALFVTGLQLGGAETQVADLARGHDVALISLTGNCAIALPESPRLTLIELKAGKTPWSLACAMRRLVSHLRAWRPDVVHAHMVHANLLARVARWFVPMPVLVTSAHSRNEGGRLRMLAYRLTDRWTDLTTNVSDDAVAAFVAQRAAPAARIASMPNGIDTTRYRPDVQTRTQWRAAAQAAPSGASENLPVDGPIVFAAGRMVDAKDYPTLVDAFAHVLRELPEARLFIAGDGPLRDTIQASIDARGLTGAITLLGRRNDVAQWMCAADVYVMSSAWEGLPLVVGEAMASGLPVVSTDCGGVRELIGSGAGNALVPVGDAQALGGALLRQLRADASVRYATGVANRERIVAHYSLDAVLTRWLETYARLAAARAVTH